A single genomic interval of Trichocoleus sp. harbors:
- a CDS encoding sigma-70 family RNA polymerase sigma factor, with amino-acid sequence MSSESLPVSWSAVEAIAPQATMPAEKLSNFDLILQCQSGLRPGKALFAELIRRYHSHVEKVLYHLAPDWTDRADLSQEVWIRVYRNIKRLQEPAKFRGWLSRIATNLFYDELRKRKRVSAPLSLDAPLSVEDGEMDWEIASDDPGPAEQLATQEFYDQLRTAIADLPEAFRTTIVLREIEGMAYEEIAEITGVSLGTVKSRIARARQRLQFQLQGYLEG; translated from the coding sequence ATGAGTAGCGAATCTTTACCTGTATCCTGGTCAGCAGTTGAGGCAATTGCTCCGCAAGCTACGATGCCAGCTGAAAAACTGTCTAACTTTGACTTAATCCTGCAATGTCAGAGTGGGCTGCGCCCAGGAAAAGCCTTATTTGCTGAACTGATTCGCCGCTATCACTCCCATGTGGAAAAGGTGCTCTATCACCTCGCTCCTGATTGGACCGATCGGGCAGACTTGTCTCAAGAAGTATGGATTCGGGTCTACCGGAATATTAAGCGGCTTCAAGAACCTGCTAAGTTTCGCGGCTGGTTAAGTCGAATTGCGACCAACCTGTTCTATGACGAACTCCGCAAGCGGAAGCGGGTTAGTGCCCCCTTATCTCTGGATGCCCCCTTGAGCGTGGAAGACGGAGAAATGGATTGGGAAATTGCCTCGGATGATCCAGGTCCAGCAGAGCAACTGGCAACCCAGGAGTTCTATGACCAACTCCGAACCGCAATTGCTGATCTCCCCGAAGCCTTCCGCACAACGATCGTTCTCCGTGAGATCGAAGGCATGGCATACGAGGAAATTGCCGAAATTACAGGCGTTTCACTTGGTACGGTCAAGTCTCGAATCGCGAGAGCACGGCAACGCCTCCAGTTTCAGTTGCAGGGCTACCTGGAAGGCTAG
- a CDS encoding zf-HC2 domain-containing protein encodes MSNFDEFDHSSSFLPEQGQDSGNGVSSAALDNLMKRDRFELLSAYLDGEVTADERRQVEEWLRSDLTTQHLYTRLLKLRQGLRTLPVPASPQPVEQVVQQVSARLEHKPKRILWGGLAIAALLVGAVAGTLPRNDWMPQLATAPKAQQAIPQNGLMIALDRPVIEIPKAPVSSPRPETYKPNSSIQ; translated from the coding sequence ATGTCTAACTTTGACGAGTTCGATCACTCCAGTTCTTTCCTGCCAGAGCAAGGACAGGACAGCGGCAATGGGGTATCGTCTGCTGCACTTGATAACTTGATGAAGCGCGATCGATTTGAGTTGTTGAGTGCCTACCTCGATGGCGAAGTAACTGCAGATGAGCGCCGACAGGTTGAAGAGTGGCTGAGATCTGATCTAACCACCCAGCACCTCTATACCCGTTTGCTGAAGCTGCGCCAAGGGTTGCGGACTCTTCCCGTTCCTGCCTCACCACAACCTGTTGAACAAGTGGTTCAGCAAGTTTCGGCTCGACTGGAACATAAGCCGAAGCGAATCCTCTGGGGTGGGCTGGCAATTGCCGCTCTGCTTGTGGGTGCCGTCGCAGGAACCCTGCCTCGAAATGACTGGATGCCGCAACTGGCAACTGCTCCAAAGGCACAGCAGGCGATTCCTCAAAATGGTTTGATGATTGCGCTCGATCGCCCTGTCATCGAAATCCCCAAAGCGCCTGTCTCCTCGCCCCGTCCAGAAACCTATAAACCAAATAGCAGCATTCAGTAA
- a CDS encoding gamma-glutamylcyclotransferase: MRDEQTIRVFVYGTLKPGESNFDRYCAAKVVEMQAAIVYGRLYDLPFGYPAMTAGTDCVYGYLLSFDDPTILLNLDELEDYQPDRPDDQNEYIREKIETFSPERQPLGLAWVYRMTPEMAERLNGILLPHGKWMGKESNKQLY, translated from the coding sequence ATGAGGGATGAGCAAACAATCCGAGTGTTTGTTTATGGCACTCTAAAGCCGGGGGAAAGCAATTTCGATCGCTACTGTGCGGCAAAGGTTGTGGAGATGCAGGCAGCGATCGTTTATGGGCGGCTTTATGATTTGCCGTTTGGCTACCCGGCGATGACAGCAGGGACAGATTGCGTGTATGGCTATCTGCTATCGTTTGATGATCCCACGATTTTGCTCAACCTGGATGAACTGGAAGATTATCAGCCCGATCGTCCGGATGATCAGAATGAATATATCCGCGAAAAAATTGAAACGTTCAGCCCGGAGCGGCAACCCTTGGGTTTAGCATGGGTGTACCGGATGACTCCAGAAATGGCTGAACGTCTGAATGGGATATTGTTGCCCCACGGAAAATGGATGGGCAAAGAGAGCAACAAGCAGCTTTACTGA
- a CDS encoding heterodisulfide reductase-related iron-sulfur binding cluster: MNTESTVPAPIPAPQSNPSNSSELHPSSFIPQPSFDSHHPPDPKLIDACVHCGFCLSTCPSYRVLGKETDSPRGRIYLMDAINEGEAPLNTAIVQHFDSCLGCLACVTTCPSGVQYDKLIAATRPQIERNYSRNLGDRFFRGLIFSLFPHPDRLRMLLAPLMVYQKLGIPQLVRATGLLQRFSPRLAAMESLLPDINAQCFQDNLPTIVPAQGKKRYRVGMILGCVQRVFFSEVNEATARVLSANGCEVVIPKSQGCCAALPSHQGEEDHAQALARQMIDSFEGTEVDAVIINAAGCGHTLKEYGHLLQGDPNYRDKAQEFSSKVKDVQEFLWAIGLTAKLSPLQAEPLTIVYQDACHLLHGQKISLQPRQLLRQIPGVTLREPIDAALCCGSAGVYNMLQPEVAHELGQQKVQNLLNTGASLIASSNPGCSMQLGKHLGLQEKTVPVVHPIKLLDLSIRGEQLQA, translated from the coding sequence ATGAACACCGAATCCACAGTCCCAGCGCCAATCCCAGCGCCTCAGTCCAATCCATCCAACTCCTCTGAGCTTCATCCCTCATCCTTCATCCCTCAGCCCTCCTTTGACTCGCATCATCCGCCTGACCCTAAACTAATCGATGCCTGTGTTCACTGCGGCTTCTGTCTTTCTACCTGTCCGAGTTATCGCGTCTTAGGCAAGGAAACTGACTCTCCGAGAGGGCGGATCTACTTGATGGATGCGATCAATGAAGGCGAAGCTCCCCTCAATACTGCGATCGTCCAGCATTTTGACTCTTGTTTGGGCTGTCTTGCCTGCGTGACAACCTGTCCTTCTGGCGTGCAATATGACAAGCTCATTGCAGCAACCCGACCCCAAATCGAGCGAAACTACTCGCGCAATCTAGGCGATCGATTCTTCCGGGGTTTAATCTTCTCGCTGTTTCCTCACCCCGATCGGCTGCGAATGCTGCTGGCTCCCCTCATGGTCTATCAGAAACTTGGAATACCGCAACTGGTACGAGCAACCGGACTGCTCCAGCGGTTTTCCCCTCGACTCGCCGCAATGGAAAGTTTGCTGCCGGATATTAATGCCCAATGCTTTCAAGACAATTTACCAACGATCGTTCCAGCACAGGGCAAAAAGCGCTATCGGGTTGGCATGATTCTGGGCTGTGTGCAGCGGGTCTTTTTTAGTGAGGTGAATGAAGCAACAGCTAGAGTTTTAAGCGCTAATGGCTGTGAAGTGGTGATTCCAAAGAGTCAGGGATGCTGCGCTGCGCTGCCAAGCCACCAGGGAGAGGAAGACCATGCCCAGGCACTTGCCCGCCAGATGATCGACAGCTTTGAAGGAACGGAGGTTGATGCCGTAATTATCAACGCGGCTGGCTGTGGGCATACGCTCAAAGAATATGGTCATCTGCTGCAAGGTGATCCCAACTATCGTGACAAGGCGCAGGAATTTTCCAGCAAAGTCAAAGATGTACAGGAATTCCTCTGGGCGATCGGGCTGACTGCGAAACTCTCGCCGCTCCAAGCCGAGCCACTGACGATCGTTTATCAAGATGCCTGCCACCTACTGCATGGACAGAAAATTAGCCTGCAACCGCGTCAACTGCTCCGGCAAATTCCAGGAGTAACGCTGCGCGAACCGATCGATGCTGCTCTCTGCTGCGGCAGCGCCGGAGTTTACAATATGCTACAGCCGGAAGTGGCGCATGAGTTAGGGCAACAAAAAGTCCAAAATCTGCTGAACACAGGCGCGAGCTTGATTGCTTCCTCCAATCCGGGTTGTTCGATGCAACTCGGCAAACACTTAGGGCTGCAAGAAAAGACGGTTCCGGTCGTGCATCCGATTAAGCTGCTGGATCTGTCGATTCGGGGAGAGCAATTGCAGGCATGA
- a CDS encoding FAD-binding oxidoreductase, with translation MSPIAPTLESLLGAAAVCSWDSLSSSFQSQIAQALDPEAAIEAVVYPETIEQLAEVFACAYQNQWRTLICGSGSKLHWGGLAKEVKLIVSTARLNQLIEHAIGDLTVTAEAGIRLSDLQALLNAKGQFLAIDPAYAETATLGGIVATADSGSLRQRYNGVRDMLLGISFVRSDGKLAKAGGRVVKNVAGYDLMKLFTGSWGTLGCLSQITFRIYPLPAASQTVILTGEASSIAKATAALLASGLSPVAIDLVDAQTVTALNLGKGLGLMTRFQNLEVAVEQQTEQLQAICHALGLQAEVRSGADEAVLWQQLRERIESDPNQPSITCKIGVLPSKAVEMLLQLEKQSSALSVARIHAGSGLGTLRFNSEGFTPEALLQVRSLCQSHQGFLTIQAAPLSFKQTLDVWGYPGNALDLMKRIKQQFDPETLLSPGRFVSGI, from the coding sequence ATGAGTCCGATCGCGCCAACGCTAGAAAGCCTGTTGGGAGCAGCCGCAGTTTGCTCCTGGGATTCCCTCAGCTCTTCCTTTCAGTCTCAAATCGCTCAAGCCCTCGATCCAGAAGCTGCAATTGAGGCAGTTGTCTATCCAGAGACGATCGAGCAATTGGCAGAGGTTTTTGCTTGTGCCTACCAAAATCAGTGGCGAACGTTGATTTGCGGCAGCGGGAGCAAGCTGCACTGGGGCGGTTTGGCAAAAGAGGTCAAGCTGATCGTTAGTACAGCAAGGCTGAATCAGCTCATTGAACATGCGATCGGTGATCTTACTGTTACGGCTGAAGCTGGAATTCGCTTAAGCGATCTGCAAGCCCTCTTGAATGCTAAAGGGCAATTTCTGGCGATCGATCCTGCCTATGCTGAAACGGCAACATTGGGCGGTATTGTGGCAACGGCGGATAGTGGCTCTCTGCGTCAACGCTATAACGGTGTCCGAGATATGCTGCTCGGCATTTCTTTTGTGCGATCGGATGGCAAGCTTGCTAAAGCAGGCGGTCGGGTGGTGAAAAACGTGGCAGGCTATGACCTGATGAAGCTGTTTACTGGCTCTTGGGGAACGTTGGGCTGCTTAAGCCAGATTACCTTTCGCATCTATCCTTTGCCTGCCGCTTCGCAAACGGTGATCCTGACGGGGGAAGCGAGTTCGATCGCCAAAGCCACCGCAGCCTTGCTTGCTTCTGGGCTATCTCCGGTTGCTATAGATCTGGTAGACGCTCAAACGGTGACAGCACTCAATTTGGGCAAAGGATTAGGATTGATGACTCGGTTTCAGAATCTTGAAGTTGCCGTCGAGCAACAAACCGAGCAACTGCAAGCAATTTGCCATGCCCTTGGCTTACAGGCAGAAGTCCGATCGGGCGCAGATGAAGCGGTTCTATGGCAACAATTACGAGAAAGAATTGAATCCGACCCCAATCAGCCCTCGATCACTTGCAAAATAGGAGTGTTACCGTCGAAAGCGGTGGAAATGCTGCTCCAACTGGAAAAACAAAGCTCTGCCTTATCCGTTGCCCGAATTCATGCTGGAAGTGGTCTGGGCACTTTGCGATTCAACTCAGAAGGTTTCACCCCAGAAGCTTTGCTACAGGTTCGATCGCTCTGTCAATCCCATCAGGGCTTTCTGACTATCCAGGCGGCTCCTCTTTCCTTCAAACAAACCCTTGATGTTTGGGGTTACCCTGGTAACGCGCTTGATCTCATGAAACGCATCAAACAGCAATTTGACCCCGAAACCTTACTCAGTCCCGGTCGGTTCGTAAGCGGAATTTAG
- a CDS encoding LPS biosynthesis glycosyltransferase yields MPQSLKQSRGDRLIDHIGRVLIIAYRESTLQLEAAFAREGIPCEVVRQEDNPDYQGYAAIYRCMLNHLRGWTFAAQQELPTLIVEADFVPVVGLAQLPLPFNPEQSNVGISWLYTCAPQIYSISPQGYAEGFSTALVAYIVTPQGAASLCGLANQITVQHGTGYYNFDSEIDKYLRIRGFKNYIPFRNYGEHGGRSNPEHRHNGMSGIHRADVLFGKLAFLPDYAIGKNQAFFLFKARLRARIKGIGRLLTGRFLRWKIVRQSSTPNRLFQFALQRHLTIDL; encoded by the coding sequence ATGCCTCAGTCTTTAAAGCAAAGCCGGGGTGATCGACTCATTGATCATATCGGCAGGGTATTGATTATCGCCTATCGAGAATCAACACTTCAGCTAGAAGCTGCCTTTGCAAGAGAAGGGATACCTTGTGAAGTGGTGCGGCAGGAAGACAACCCAGACTATCAGGGCTATGCCGCAATTTACCGCTGTATGCTCAATCACCTTCGCGGCTGGACATTTGCTGCCCAGCAAGAGCTGCCAACCCTAATTGTCGAAGCAGACTTTGTACCCGTCGTCGGGCTGGCACAGCTACCCCTGCCCTTCAACCCAGAACAGAGCAACGTCGGGATTTCCTGGCTTTATACCTGCGCCCCACAAATTTACAGCATTTCTCCCCAAGGCTACGCGGAAGGCTTCTCGACTGCCTTAGTTGCCTATATTGTCACGCCCCAGGGTGCAGCAAGCCTCTGTGGACTGGCGAACCAAATCACAGTTCAACATGGCACGGGCTACTATAACTTCGACTCAGAGATCGACAAATATCTGCGGATTCGCGGCTTCAAGAACTACATTCCCTTCCGCAACTACGGCGAACATGGGGGACGATCAAACCCCGAACATCGGCACAATGGCATGAGCGGCATTCACCGGGCAGACGTGCTGTTTGGCAAACTGGCTTTTCTGCCCGACTATGCAATCGGCAAAAATCAGGCTTTCTTCCTCTTCAAAGCACGCCTGAGAGCCAGAATTAAGGGCATTGGACGACTCCTCACCGGACGCTTCCTGCGCTGGAAGATCGTTAGACAGTCCTCCACCCCCAATCGTCTCTTTCAGTTTGCCCTTCAGCGTCACCTGACGATCGATCTGTAG
- the map gene encoding type I methionyl aminopeptidase, with product MDNEPIVLLSSREIDKMRDACHMAAELLAYLEPMVKPGVSTLALNDAAEAWTQKRGAKSAPLGYHGFPKSICTSVNEVVCHGIPNAKQVLREGDIINIDVTPLVDGYHGDTSKTFFVGEPSPIARKLVEVTEESMWRGIRAVKPGAKVGDIGAAIQEYAESQGFSVVRDFVGHGVGRIFHTAPQIPHYGTSGKGKKLRPGMVFTIEPMINEGTWEVEVLADKWTAVTKDRKLSAQFEHTVAVTEDGVEVLSLHPALEAVAR from the coding sequence ATGGATAACGAACCGATCGTCCTCCTGTCGAGTCGGGAGATCGACAAAATGCGCGATGCTTGCCATATGGCTGCCGAACTGCTGGCTTACCTGGAGCCGATGGTGAAACCTGGAGTCAGTACGCTGGCACTGAATGATGCGGCTGAGGCATGGACACAAAAGCGCGGCGCTAAAAGTGCACCCCTGGGCTATCATGGCTTTCCTAAGTCAATTTGCACCAGCGTCAATGAAGTGGTTTGTCATGGCATTCCAAATGCGAAGCAAGTTCTCCGCGAAGGAGACATCATCAACATCGATGTGACTCCGCTAGTGGATGGCTATCACGGCGACACTTCCAAGACCTTTTTTGTAGGAGAGCCTTCTCCGATCGCCCGAAAGCTGGTCGAAGTCACAGAAGAATCGATGTGGCGCGGTATTCGTGCCGTTAAGCCTGGAGCCAAAGTTGGTGATATTGGCGCAGCCATTCAGGAATATGCCGAGTCGCAGGGGTTTTCGGTTGTCCGCGATTTTGTCGGGCATGGGGTTGGTCGAATTTTTCACACTGCTCCCCAAATTCCCCATTACGGCACGAGTGGCAAGGGTAAGAAACTGCGACCGGGCATGGTCTTCACGATCGAACCGATGATCAACGAAGGAACCTGGGAGGTCGAAGTCTTGGCAGATAAATGGACGGCTGTCACGAAAGACCGCAAACTTTCCGCCCAGTTTGAACATACAGTTGCCGTGACGGAAGATGGGGTAGAGGTTTTGTCGCTGCATCCGGCACTAGAGGCAGTTGCACGGTAG
- a CDS encoding alpha-amylase family glycosyl hydrolase codes for MASPIEFNLFAPYNKGAALIGSFSDWKEIPMEKGKDGYFRVSVDLEDGVYQYKFRVQSQSWFFEADQWVSVTDPYATDVDGMSADENGIVRIKDGQRIVDTYIWQHDDHPLPADHELVIYELHIADFSGGEDDPYERGKYKHVIEKLDYLCELGINAIELMPIKEYPGSYSWGYNPRHFFAPESSYGSTAELKQFVDECHGRGIRIIVDGIYNHSDSAAPLTQIDHDYWYHHDPKDAEFNWGPEFNYEHFDENLQTYPARRFVGDTVRYWVSEYHLDGIRYDAARQINNFDFMHWIVQQAKDAAGAKPFYNIAEYIPDDPAITNMDGPMDGCWHDTFYHTVLPHLLGDTFDLEQLKDVLDPKRRGYQGITNTVNYLSNHDHNHVMADFGDRGILGDAAFRRRKLGAALVMTAVGVPLLWMGEEFGEYRPKTIEPTKIDWTLLKNESNKGLFEYYKGLISLRKNNHALHTNNIDFFHENPEGKVFAYTRWNEEGSRVVVVVNFSDQFLAGYQIPDFPADGTWHEWTKNYDIEVGNGSLMIDLGEYEAQVFVWQ; via the coding sequence ATGGCAAGCCCTATTGAGTTCAACCTTTTTGCTCCTTATAACAAAGGCGCGGCGTTAATTGGCTCTTTCTCAGACTGGAAAGAGATTCCAATGGAAAAGGGGAAGGATGGCTATTTTCGAGTCAGTGTTGACTTAGAAGATGGTGTTTATCAATACAAATTCAGGGTGCAGTCTCAGTCCTGGTTTTTTGAGGCAGACCAATGGGTTTCAGTCACTGATCCTTACGCAACCGATGTGGATGGGATGAGTGCTGATGAAAATGGGATTGTTCGCATCAAAGATGGTCAACGCATTGTTGATACTTATATTTGGCAACATGATGATCATCCACTCCCTGCCGATCATGAGCTTGTCATTTACGAACTGCACATTGCTGATTTTTCTGGGGGTGAGGATGATCCTTACGAACGCGGCAAATATAAGCACGTTATTGAAAAGCTGGATTATCTCTGTGAGTTAGGGATAAATGCGATCGAATTGATGCCGATTAAAGAGTATCCAGGCAGCTACAGTTGGGGCTACAATCCGCGTCACTTCTTTGCACCCGAAAGCAGCTATGGTTCAACGGCTGAACTGAAGCAATTTGTGGACGAGTGTCATGGTCGCGGTATCCGGATCATTGTAGATGGAATTTACAATCACTCAGATTCTGCTGCCCCATTAACGCAAATCGATCACGATTATTGGTATCACCACGATCCCAAAGATGCTGAATTTAATTGGGGTCCTGAGTTTAACTACGAGCATTTCGACGAAAACTTGCAGACCTATCCAGCGAGACGCTTTGTCGGTGATACCGTTCGCTATTGGGTGTCGGAATATCACCTGGATGGAATTCGCTACGACGCAGCAAGACAAATTAATAACTTCGACTTCATGCATTGGATCGTTCAGCAAGCCAAAGATGCTGCGGGAGCGAAACCGTTCTACAACATTGCAGAATATATTCCCGATGACCCAGCCATCACCAACATGGATGGCCCAATGGATGGCTGCTGGCATGACACTTTCTATCACACGGTTCTGCCCCATTTGCTCGGCGATACGTTTGACCTGGAACAGCTCAAGGATGTGCTTGATCCCAAGCGACGCGGTTATCAAGGGATAACCAACACAGTTAATTACCTGTCTAATCATGACCACAATCATGTCATGGCAGATTTTGGCGATCGAGGCATTCTCGGTGATGCTGCGTTCCGTCGGCGGAAGTTGGGTGCAGCCCTGGTGATGACGGCTGTAGGTGTGCCGCTGCTTTGGATGGGTGAGGAGTTTGGGGAGTACAGACCCAAAACAATTGAACCTACTAAAATCGACTGGACGCTGCTGAAAAACGAATCGAACAAAGGCTTGTTTGAGTATTACAAAGGCTTAATCTCGCTTCGCAAAAACAATCACGCTCTCCATACCAACAACATTGACTTCTTCCACGAAAATCCAGAGGGTAAAGTCTTTGCTTATACGCGTTGGAATGAGGAAGGGTCGCGAGTCGTTGTTGTTGTAAATTTCTCTGATCAATTTCTGGCAGGCTACCAAATTCCTGATTTTCCAGCGGATGGAACCTGGCATGAGTGGACGAAGAACTATGACATCGAAGTGGGCAACGGCAGCTTGATGATTGATTTGGGCGAATACGAAGCACAAGTCTTTGTCTGGCAATAG
- a CDS encoding phage holin family protein translates to MMGFFFTTLATALSLLIVDLVVPGVDINNFPAAMIAAVAVGFVNSVIRPVLATLSLPINFVTLGLFSLVVNGICFWLASLFVPGFAVHGLVGIILGPVILSFVNTFLSKYFAERSPEVSVKTQV, encoded by the coding sequence ATGATGGGATTCTTTTTTACAACACTTGCAACCGCTCTCAGCTTGCTGATTGTTGATCTTGTTGTTCCGGGAGTAGACATTAATAACTTCCCAGCAGCGATGATTGCAGCTGTTGCAGTTGGCTTCGTCAACTCTGTTATTCGCCCTGTTCTTGCAACCTTATCCCTTCCAATCAACTTTGTAACACTGGGTCTATTCTCCCTGGTCGTCAACGGAATTTGTTTTTGGTTAGCTTCATTATTTGTACCGGGATTTGCCGTTCATGGATTAGTGGGCATCATTTTAGGACCCGTAATTCTGTCGTTCGTGAACACATTCCTAAGCAAGTATTTTGCAGAGCGCAGCCCTGAAGTCAGTGTCAAGACACAGGTTTAG
- a CDS encoding GlsB/YeaQ/YmgE family stress response membrane protein yields MNILAWLVLGLIAGAIAKAIYPGHQGGGILATLILGVIGAFIGGSLYTLLTTGTLALTSAGLSIGGIVVAVLGAIVAIWIWGMMTRRAV; encoded by the coding sequence ATGAATATTCTTGCTTGGTTGGTTTTAGGTTTGATTGCAGGTGCGATTGCAAAGGCAATTTATCCAGGGCATCAGGGTGGCGGCATCCTGGCAACACTGATTCTGGGTGTGATTGGTGCTTTTATCGGTGGTAGCCTGTACACGCTGTTGACCACAGGAACCTTAGCCCTGACGTCAGCAGGTTTAAGCATCGGTGGTATCGTTGTTGCAGTGCTCGGCGCGATCGTCGCCATTTGGATTTGGGGTATGATGACTCGTCGTGCTGTTTAA
- a CDS encoding alpha-amylase family glycosyl hydrolase translates to MVNTHSQIDTLAQYQVEDTQEAVEVLIETSPTETDVDLEFLYTRDIEFRQETIYFIVVDRFFDGDPSNSEGPNPELYDPTGQAWGKYWGGDIQGIIEKLDYLKNLGVTALWLTPLFEQIEDLFIESAAIHGYWTKDFKRLNPRFIGKDENPSLNQTQETRNTAFDRLIEELHKRNMKLVLDIVCNHSNPDINGRKGELYDDGVKIADFNDDEKNWYHHYGIVTNWEDDWQIQNCELAGLATFNENNVEYRNYIKSAIKQWLDRGVDALRVDTVKHMPIWFWQEFNADIHAHKPDVFVFGEWIYSHPDSPQSVEFANYSGMTMLDFGLCVAIRSALGQGAADGFYLIQNLLDLDHRYHGATELITFIDNHDMPRFQSLNPDPAMLKVAITLIMTTRGIPCIYYGTEQYLHDDTNGGDDPYNRPMMESWDTDSDLYRTIRLLSGLRRLNPAISLGSQWQRYITPDLYCYERRYRDSVCFVALNRGEAVTLPEVQTDLPDGEHTCVLSRNKYEVKDGKLQNLNLDTRGAVVISHVGDRVKGQTIVRVQLNGVETQPGETVVVIGDCPELGNWDIEKAYPLEYINSNTWFAEIPFDESAGKLIHYRYAMWREGKAPLRENIVSRRWVVAAEGTVKWRDTWAMGSNG, encoded by the coding sequence ATGGTCAACACTCATTCCCAAATTGATACCTTAGCCCAGTATCAGGTTGAAGATACACAAGAAGCAGTTGAGGTGTTAATTGAGACGTCTCCTACAGAAACAGATGTTGATCTAGAATTTCTTTATACCAGAGACATCGAATTTCGGCAGGAAACAATTTATTTCATTGTTGTCGATCGCTTTTTTGACGGTGATCCCTCCAATAGCGAAGGTCCTAACCCTGAACTGTATGATCCAACTGGACAAGCTTGGGGAAAATACTGGGGTGGAGACATTCAGGGCATTATTGAAAAACTTGATTACCTTAAAAATCTGGGGGTGACAGCCCTCTGGCTCACTCCTTTGTTTGAGCAAATTGAAGACCTATTTATTGAAAGTGCTGCAATTCACGGTTACTGGACAAAAGATTTTAAGCGACTGAATCCTAGATTCATTGGCAAGGATGAAAACCCATCACTGAACCAGACTCAGGAAACACGAAATACAGCTTTCGATCGCCTGATTGAAGAACTGCACAAGCGAAACATGAAACTGGTTCTTGATATTGTTTGTAACCACAGTAATCCAGACATTAATGGACGAAAAGGTGAACTTTATGATGATGGTGTCAAGATTGCTGATTTTAATGACGATGAAAAGAATTGGTATCACCATTATGGAATTGTTACCAATTGGGAAGATGATTGGCAAATTCAAAACTGTGAACTTGCAGGATTAGCCACCTTTAACGAAAACAATGTTGAGTATCGCAACTACATTAAGTCTGCGATCAAACAGTGGCTCGATCGCGGTGTTGACGCTCTACGTGTTGATACTGTGAAACATATGCCGATCTGGTTTTGGCAAGAATTTAACGCCGATATTCACGCTCACAAGCCAGATGTATTTGTCTTTGGTGAATGGATCTATAGTCACCCAGATAGTCCCCAATCGGTTGAGTTTGCCAACTATTCTGGAATGACAATGCTCGACTTTGGGCTTTGTGTGGCAATTCGATCGGCACTGGGTCAGGGTGCAGCAGATGGATTCTATTTAATTCAAAATTTATTAGATCTGGATCATCGCTATCATGGGGCAACCGAACTAATTACGTTCATCGATAACCATGATATGCCTCGCTTTCAGTCGCTTAATCCTGATCCGGCGATGTTGAAAGTAGCAATTACGCTGATTATGACAACACGCGGCATTCCCTGCATCTACTACGGCACAGAGCAGTATCTTCATGACGATACAAACGGCGGAGATGACCCCTACAACCGTCCAATGATGGAAAGCTGGGATACTGATTCCGACCTCTATCGCACCATTCGCCTATTGTCTGGTTTACGACGACTCAATCCAGCCATTTCCCTAGGGAGCCAATGGCAGCGGTACATCACCCCTGATCTCTACTGCTACGAACGCCGCTATCGGGATTCGGTCTGCTTTGTGGCTCTAAACCGAGGCGAAGCCGTGACCCTGCCAGAAGTGCAAACTGACTTACCAGATGGTGAGCATACCTGCGTCCTCAGCCGCAACAAATATGAGGTCAAAGACGGTAAGCTTCAAAACCTGAATCTGGATACCCGTGGTGCAGTTGTTATCAGCCATGTCGGCGATCGGGTGAAAGGGCAGACGATCGTTCGAGTTCAGCTAAATGGAGTTGAAACTCAGCCTGGCGAAACGGTTGTCGTGATTGGGGACTGCCCAGAACTGGGAAACTGGGATATCGAGAAGGCATATCCACTGGAGTACATTAACTCAAATACCTGGTTTGCAGAAATTCCCTTTGACGAGAGCGCTGGCAAACTGATTCACTACCGCTATGCGATGTGGCGCGAAGGCAAAGCTCCGCTGCGGGAGAACATCGTTAGCCGTCGCTGGGTGGTTGCAGCCGAGGGAACGGTTAAATGGCGGGATACCTGGGCGATGGGTAGCAACGGCTAA